In the Setaria italica strain Yugu1 chromosome VI, Setaria_italica_v2.0, whole genome shotgun sequence genome, one interval contains:
- the LOC101773577 gene encoding protein NRT1/ PTR FAMILY 4.6-like codes for MLARFLDKACINTGRDGAWSVYDAAKVEATKIVLHMLPLVFSATVALVSSPLLVAFTVQQGGTMKTRLGWVQVYPAMLAIIPSAFQMLMLVAYDRFLVPFLQHRTGYEGAITHLQLVCVGYVANIVAPVVAAIVERKRKEMAATGVHMSLFWLALQFFLLGMQETTSFVGLLEFFNSEAPRSMKSIGVALF; via the coding sequence ATGCTTGCCAGATTCTTGGACAAAGCTTGCATAAATACCGGGAGAGATGGAGCATGGTCCGTCTACGACGCGGCAAAGGTTGAGGCGACGAAGATTGTACTCCACATGCTTCCACTTGTCTTCAGCGCCACCGTAGCCCTTGTGTCAAGTCCTCTTCTCGTCGCCTTCACGGTGCAGCAAGGAGGCACCATGAAAACACGATTGGGGTGGGTGCAGGTTTACCCGGCGATGCTTGCCATCATCCCATCCGCATTCCAGATGCTGATGCTTGTAGCCTACGACCGATTCCTCGTGCCATTCCTACAGCATCGCACGGGCTACGAGGGAGCCATCACCCACCTACAACTCGTCTGTGTAGGCTATGTGGCAAACATAGTTGCGCCGGTGGTTGCGGCCATTgtcgagaggaagaggaaagagaTGGCAGCCACCGGCGTGCACATGTCACTCTTCTGGCTCGCGCtgcagttcttccttctgggcATGCAGGAAACGACATCCTTTGTGGGTCTGCTCGAGTTCTTCAACAGCGAGGCGCCCCGCAGTATGAAATCCATTGGAGTTGCGCTCTTCTAG